In Bos mutus isolate GX-2022 chromosome 2, NWIPB_WYAK_1.1, whole genome shotgun sequence, one DNA window encodes the following:
- the LOC138984895 gene encoding ribonuclease H-like: MDTPLDNPDMEIFTDGSSFVWDRKCKAGYTVVTAEQVLEAKSLPQGTSAQLVEFMALTRALELSKGHRVNIYTDSKYAYLTLHAYAVIWKERQFKTATGEPIKHFREIKRLLTVIYCPKEVAVMHCKGHNRYGSKGNQLKVISWLTVKPEKRHFAKPLHYRRL, translated from the coding sequence atggataccccattagacaatcctgacatggaaatatttacagatggcagttcttttgtttggGACAGAAAGTGTAAAGCAGGTTACaccgtggtgactgctgaacaggttttagaagcaaaatctctcccccagggaaccagtgctcagttagtgGAGTTTATGGccctgacccgagctctagagttaagcaaagggcaccGGGTAAATATCTACACTGATTCTAAGTAcgcttatttgactttacatgctTATGCTGTAATATGGaaagaaagacaatttaaaacagcaacaggagaaCCTATTAAACATTTCAGAGAGATCAAGAGACTTCTAACTGTGatatattgtcctaaagaagtagctgttatgCATTGCAAAGGACACAACAGATATGGGAGTAAAGGTAATCAGCTGAAGGTAATCAGCTGGCTGACTGTCAAGCCAGAAAAGCGGCACTTTGCGAAACCCCTTCACTACAGACgcctttga